In the genome of Naumovozyma dairenensis CBS 421 chromosome 7, complete genome, the window ATGTTTCGGAATAGCTGGAGAGGTAGTTTGAGGTGAAGGCTCAGTTGTTGTGGCGGGTTTAAATTTTGTCTGGGCCACATGATTCTGTTGTGTGTCGGTAGATCCCAAGGGAATGAGATTTTCCTTTAGTTTATCTGATTGAGTAGTTTGGTCTTGTGCCCCTCTCGTCGGTGTATCTTCTGGTAATCGTGTAGGGGGTGTTTGAACCAATGCCCCGGTCATCTGTTTAGAGTTATCACCTAAAAGTGTTTTTCTAGTTTCGGtagtatttttattatcgttaaccattttttctttctcaGGATTACTCTGTTGCATTGTCGgttttatatatataggtCCTTCAGTAAGGGTATCGACTATATTCTCGTTAGTAGTTTTTTCTAACGTAGGTTCTTTTTGTATTGCTGACGATATTACTGCATTATCTACTACGTTCTCTGGATTGTTACTGACTCCTAGGTTCTGCGAAACTGAATGATCATCTACTTGTTCAGGTCTAACTGCGTTTGAAGGTTTGTTCAGCTGTGTCGTATCTTGATTTCGACTTACTGAAACGGTTTCATTTACTTCTAATGTAGGAGCTAAGGGTGTGGTAGAATCAGGCACTTTATCATTATGCGTTTGAATCTGAGCAGTTTGAAGAGAGTTTTTTACAATTGAACTTGACTTATCAGCGGTTTCTTGCTGATGTTGGGACTGATCTGACGGTATGACGTTGTTGGGTACTTGTGAGTAATTTTCAGGTGGTTCAGTCTTGACTTGGACAATTTCATCTGCTTTATTGGTAGTATTAGGATTTGAGGCTTGTACTGGTAGGCTAGGCATTACTGTTGTACTTGTCGTACTGCTTTCGTTACCGATGGGAGCCGGAAGAGTATGTAATAATGCATCTTGTGGTTCTGGTTTTACACGAATATCAGTGAGATGAACAGGCTCTGGTTCTTTCTTTACATTAATTACTAAAGTGGGACGATGCCGTAGTGAAGATGATGCTAATGCCGCCTGTGTTACTGATGATACGACTTGACTGTTAGCATCTAATTCTTGAGTATTTGTTAAGCCCATATCAGTACGAAAGCTGGGTATATTGCTAGATGCTAAggtatttgataaattctCGGCTCGTGTTGGAAGACTTTGATGAAGGGTACCTGATTGGTACACTTGGGAAAGCTTTTCAAGTATAGATATTGGAATAGGCTCTAGAAATGTTTTATCGGTGTTTGCTGGTAACAATAGAGGAGATATCTGCCCAGGTTTCCCTTTGAAGGAATCGTGTGCACTTACAGCTTGTAGGTGAGCCATTGATGAATAATCGTCAATGTAGGACGGCAGCGATTTCACGGGAATTAAGTCATATCTACCTTGTTCAACGTTTTTTTCGAATTGCATCGATTTCTTAAAGTCAGttcttaatttttgtttcgATAACCATTCTTGCTTTACATGTGGGTTCTATATCTGGTTTCAAGGCAGCCATTTCAGCAAAGTCGATGAGCCTTTTAGCCTCTTCTTCATATGAGTACTCCATAATCAATAGAAAGAATGGAACTAAcaactttttctttatggtctttttattcaattcttggCCTAGGTAGAGAAACAACTCAGCTTACAGAGCTTCTTGTTTGGATGTTGTTCTGTTTTCTTGTTAATCAATTGTGTTTATGctctttattttttattgatatttcataaatttcttgacgccaatatttattgttaacaataaaaaaatcgTGAAGTTTAGTTATgaagaaatcattttcataggcataaagaaagaacaaaaaacaGGCAAGAAGAATAATGGTTGTTTCATAATTATTTCTGCGTTCGCTCGTTTACTGATTCTATAAAATGCgtattttttctttttaaataGTTACGTTACTTATTGTTTTATAGGCAAAGTAgacatctttatttttttactCTAACGTCTAGCAATGGTACGTATGTTTCATGATTAATACCTAATTTGCATCCCATATCTATGTTCATTCCCGATATAGTCGAATATTCCTTCTACTGGGAAGAACTCGATATTTTGATAAGCATATAACCCCGTTTGAACATCATGTGGCATCTTGGTGGCATTATAATAAAGTACAATATGAGCGGTTCGCTCGAGAGATGTCAATGCCTTCCTCAGAAtagtatcatcatcagaaaATGCCGTGATGAAGTGCCTCTTTGAATTATTGGAATTGACGGTACTTTCAGCCCATTGTAATGTGTCCAGGAATTGGAGATCATACAATTCGACTGCCTCTTTGATATCtgattcatcatttgaatcGTATTCGTCATCAATGAATTCTATTTCCTTGCATGTAACTCCTCCCCATTCGCATACTGCATTCCTAGGTAATTGGGATACCTTTACTATGATTATAGATTCCATGGGATCATTCTCTTTGTCCCACCATAATTCCGAGTCTGATTCATTTGCCATTTTATTAGAATACAAAGACCATATACTACACACGGTGTGTAATACATCCATGGTGCTGATAAAGCATGTCATAAAAAGTTGTCTTTTGGAATCAATGGTTTCCTTTAACGTATCGAAATGTCTAAGTGCTAAAACACATTGTGCTTCCTTCGATGAATCAAGTATATTCATGGAGGCAGGTATCAATCCAATTTGTCCACTTATATAAGTAActttattgaaatcatATCTGGTCCAAATCGCTTGAGAGTATGGTCCGATATTGCATGGTGCCCAATATGATCTTCCTTGCACATGTAAcccatctttatttttatttagcattaaagttttgaagtcatttatttcttcatttcctttaatttctaTGAGTTGTGACTCTTTTGTTCGGTCTAACACTATTGAAAGTTGTAGTTGACAATCATTGGCTAATAATTCAGATCCTACACAGGCTCTTGATGGTGGTAATGGACCGACTTTAAAGGTATTAAAAAACTTATTGTATATTCCATTTACCTTTGAGAATTGAGACATATCGCGtaatattaaagaagaatatagTGTTTGTGATGGGAAAAGATTTTCGTCGTTCAGTATTTTGGCTAATTGTTCGAAAACATTTTCAGCTTGTTTAATTACAGAAACAGACCCATTGTTGCACGTAAGATTTGAAATGAAAATCAGGCTATCCAATTTTCTAATCGAGAGGGGCATAGTAATGGTATTGTTGTTTGAATAGGCTAAGTCACCACCATTTGTTCTTACAACATTCCATTCctcattcttcttcatatatGTTTCTAATAATGCGTCCCATTTCTCATCAATTACTTTAGGGACAGGTAATAAGCTCAGTTGTTTACTAAGTTCCTCCGCAGGTACCGTTCTTTCTTGGAATTCAACTTTGAATTTGGCACTATAGACGCCATCGTCTGATACTGAAGGATCTTCATgtattaattgaattaatttaataaaccCGTTCTTGAAAAAAGGTGCATCGAGTACCATAGTTTCAAATTCACCTCCTTCGCCACATATGTGAACTTGATACATcttattcaattttgtAAATGTGGGAAGATTTACTGGTAACGATTTACCTAAATGTGATTTATCTAACCCTATAGCAGCCACTTTAATGATTCTAGCATCAAATTTACAACAAGACGTGACATCTGTATGAATATCCTTGGACATAGAACACATTTCTTTCATCAATTCCAATTGATCTCTTTGCCATAGATAACTAAGTACTGTCAATCCCAATCTCTGGCAAACACTTTCAACTCGGATACGTTGATACGATGATAATATGGCACCTACACTAACCGCTTCAAGGTCAGGGAATTCGTTCTTAATGGAAAGAAGTAATTCatacaatttttcaatctcATCGAATTTAGTCGgtaaataattcaaatccaCATTTTTCGAGGATGATTTATCAATGGTGGTTCTTAAAAGTGGGACACCGAGACATTTGGAATATAATGGGATAATATCATGGCCTACTGTTTGGAACATGAAACTATCcaattcttgttcttgtacATCAGTTGGATGTAGATTGGCAAGGGCAATTAATTCATGATtgtttttcaaacaatGGAAAATGTTATAAAAGGAATCTTTTCCTCCTGAGATCAAAGCCACGAATTTCATGGTTGGAATAATACGATGAGCAAATGCTACGCAAGAAGGCGggttttttcattttgagTTATATATAGTCCCAGGTAAAAAGCATTGTATATGTTCattgtttcaatatttgtaaTCATCTCATCCatattaaattaaagatattcaattcaaGTTTTATgtattcaaaaaaaaaaaaaatactccGCGACGGGGAATTGAACCCCGATCTGGCACGCGACAAGCGCCCATTCTGACCATTAAACTATCACGGATTGTTTTCCATGGTTTCTGTTGGTAGTGGTAGTCTTCAATATGGTGGTCTATGCCTCGTTCTGTTGTTACGGCGAATATGAAACATATCCACCATAAATAGAAACAAATATGAAACCTCATTAGAGAAGTTTCAACATGAATCAAAGGAAATAGGTGTAAcgaaagaaagaaaaatgaaacagaTAAAGTAGCAGATTCttgatttatataaataggGAGTTAACCCCTTAGTACTTgaagattgaaaaatgtgATATGTCATATCttagataaatatatatttttactaTATCAGTGAgaattataaaaataattataagaAGCATTTCTAATACGAATATTAATCATCCcgaaatcaataatatcatgGAACAAGAATAACTAACCTACtgtacaaaaaaaagattttGCAAAACTGGCAAGACCTATCTTTTATACACCTTAAAAAGTTAGCAGTTTCCTTTGATACTTTTGATCAGAATCTTTCGATAACCTCTTTCTTCTATCTTGTTTCATATCTCGAATATTCCATAATAGTTTTATGACGTTCCAATGTGACGCTATTACCTAATCTATCTTCTTGGAGCATTCGCTCTGGACAGAAAAGTCCTTTCGTTAATCGCTAATATGTTGGCGTTTATAACTAAAGACCAAACCAGTTGATAGCAGTTGGTCTTTGCCTTCCCCAACCTAAAGATTCGTTTTCTGAAGATAGATACGTACTATCGTagacaataaaaaaagaatgtATGGTAAATGTCATTGACGATGAGAAAATACATGCTAGCTATACTACTAGTACTACGAAAAAGtatttgttttcaatataaCACAGTTGAAGTCTATGTGGTGACTATAAATATGAGTTTATAATATGCATCTATAAATGTGTAATtggtaaaaaaaataatacaaatcggttaataataatgaaggaATCGATTTTTCACTGTGTGGGGAATTTTCGCTATTTCTGGATCAGCACCGGgatcttcttcatcctcTAAGATTATCGGTTGGAATcgttcatcatcataatcatcGTTATCATCGTGGCCGCTATTATTATGACTCTCATCTTCATTGTCTTGCACTCTCTCTAATACATTCGAATCATCTTCCTTCgaatcatcttcttctgggatctgataaagaaaatattgtaataatgTTCTTGCATAAATTTGAGAAGCTCTTTTGTCATGTATTTccattaatttattttcccAATTAGTAAGGATTCTTTCAAGCCTTCTATGTTTGGAATCTTTGGCTGATGAGCTTTCTCTTTTGTTACGTTTTCGCGTTCGAGTAGGTATTCTAGAAGAAGGTACATTTACTGATTCATCGTCTTTATTCGATAGTACTGCCTCAACCAATGAAGCTTCTGCAGGATTTTTCAGtaaagattttatttttgacCGTGATGATTTCTTCGTTATACTACCCAACCTTGGACGAACGTTGAATTTGTCAAATGTTTCCAAGATTCCCAATCCAGAATCGGTTGGACGATGTTTATGTACCCTCATATTTCGGAGACTTTTCTTGATATCAGTAGCTTTAACAACTACAACGGGATTTTCAGACCAGGatatgttttcttcatttcGAGAAAATCCACGTTGATCTGCCATCGGTAACAGCAGCAATTCAGCAAATATCCCCTCTACATGATCTATTACCAACTCGGTTAAGTATTCATGGCAATCTTTTGTGACGCTTGGTAATGCTAATTTGTCCGTTTGATGAGTCGCAGATGACAATAGTTTCCAACGCTCCCTCCATGATTTTGATTGTAGGTTAAAGTAGTCCATTGTTTCTGCAACACTTATCTCAATATCTCTATCTTTATTGTGTGGTTCTTCTCCATCTCGTTCCTCATTACTGTCTTCATTCTCACCTTGATCTAGATCTTGGCATcctttttcattttcattccCTTCTTCAGAAATTTCCTCCATTGTTGTAGATTTGTCATTCTTGTTTAACTCCTCTGAAACCATTCGACTCagtttattttccaatcGAATAAAACTGTCATCCATCTCATAGGCAATGGGGAAATCTACTAAAGTTAACAATCTACCAAATCTAGAAGTTGTTCTACGTCGAAGATCCATATCATTACCATTCGTCTTACCTTCACCATActttaattcatttaaattcCTCTTTAATACGTCATAATAAACAAGTACTTCATATTTAGTCATCTTTCCACCAATTTTGAGATACCATTCATCAAGTCTATGGATTGAATATCTTGctaaataaaagaaaaaaagatgTTTCTCTTTAGATGTCCAATCGGTACCCAACTGAGCTTGTCTTTTCGTTAGTacttcttcctcttcacCTTCCAAATCACTGTCATCACCACCTCGATCTGTAGTTTCAACATTCTTATcttccaaatatttcacTCTGCTGTCGACATGGATTCTTGATCCACGTAGTTCATATTTTATGCCCATAGTAGGGTCCAAGAACTGTCGCACTTCACCATTGAAATGATCATAATATAACTTAACCAAGTCTCTTCTTGGACGTCCCATCTCCACTAGAATACCAATTCAATCCCACTGTTCATGCTTTCTTTGATATTAAAACCAGATATTTCAACTTTGTTGGTCATCatcaagaaatttttcaattttttcaatatatcaaCATATAACGTTATAAATAAATCTGTACGTAAGAGAACCACCTCACAACTATagaaacaagaacaaaaaaatcaagaactCAATCCAGTAGCTCGAAACTGGTCCAGACGTAGAAGGAGAAGTGTTATAAGGCTTGCTATCGCATGTCCTTTGAGTAGCATATTGAAATGTCGTCTTTCTTTCCGAAATTAAGAAGTTCTCAAGGAATACTGCCGATTAATTGGAAACGAAATTTCATAACACGAACACGTTGCATTACCATTGGAAAATCAACTCGTACTATTGTTCTAATCCATCCGTATTCTATTCCAAATATATCGTCTTCCATCAGAAACAATCAGTTTCGAACTTACTCAACCTCAGAACCCGGTTTATTCACTTCTAGTGAAATTGACAGTGACaacaataaaaagaatgaaaCCGGTGCTATAGAACCCTccttatcatcatcagtaCACACATCTTCTATTGAAGAATCACAGCCCCTAATATCTCTTGATAATGTAATAGACAATAAGAGAGGTAGGAAAATAAAACCTGAAAAGCAGAAAATAGTTGTTTTAGATTACAAACAAGCAGGTcttttaaatgataaaaacGATACTGtacataataatagataCCATAATAGTACACGTTTAGATGAAACGTaccaaaatatatttttattgaaagatttaccTGACTTGGAACCTTTCATTCAAACCACAAGTAGGAAACATATTAGCAAACAAAGTGCTCTTACTCAAAAAAATGCAGAAGATCATACCAAGAAGGGATCAGACAAGAAGACTGCAAAGACCACTACCAACAGCAAGTTAAGTACATTTGATTTGCAAGAGATTGAATCTCAAactaatgatttattaagattTGAAAGTTCGGTAACTTTATCACAAGTAATGAAATCAATAGATTCACAAAAACCGTTAACGAAAGTAATCTCACATTACGATTTTTCAGACCTTTACAATAAATTAGCATTATCGTATACCTTGCCACAATTAAGAGCTTACACAAAATTAAACTATAATTATTCACTGACACATTTaaccaagaagaaaatcattaatagaataattttaaaattttggGATTGTcgaataataacaacaaatgAAGACTCAACTGAGCAAAAGGAGGATATATCCCTTATCAATCGTCATAAGCAGAAAAAGATTACAAAGACATATGAGGTTTCAACGATAGATTTAAAACATACAGAATTAGCATTGTTAATCTTCACAGAACGTGgtaaattattgaagaatttaacTAAGATGAATGACGTTACTATTGCATTCCCATtggatgaaaataaattgattattaaAGCAGTATccagaaaaattataaattatttagaaatttccataaggaaaatattatcaaatgttactaatgaattcattgattgtCATTCTCTCTTCCAAAAATTGAGTATTCCTCAGATTAATAATCTgattaatttaattgaaattaattcaGGGACAGTTTTTGAacaaattgataaaaataataataataataataataataatagtaataatagtaataatagtaataataatattaatgaaatgattTTCAAAGTCTCTGCATTCGGGCAGAAGAGAATTGAATTTGCCAAAAGATTACTGTACTGGGGTACgtatgaagataataatctGATTGAAAAAACAGTATTATGCGTACCTCATTCAATTCGAGAAACAGAACcaactttcaaaaaatattcgTATAATGATATGGAATCGTTCAATTGGATAGACAAAAATAAGGATTGGTATAGACTACAAACTCCATATTCCTTacataacaataacaaacCTACAGTATTAATTCCAAGCAATCCAATTAGAATAGATGAAGTAAACGATTTCAAGGacttttattttaattttgataaaaagaaaaatgaattacCTCATACAGCAAATGACCATACTTCAATCAGTATGACGTTAGGCgtaatattaaattcaaaagaCTCAACAAAACCATGCTTCCAACCATATATTCCTCAActcaaacaaaaattacTGCATCTTCCCTTATTTAATCCAACTGAAACCCAAGATGAGTTATACTCCATTGACAAACatgattattatcttcaattaaAATTCATTCCAATATCACATTCTATAACAGCAGCTTATCCTATAGAATTATGGTTTGAATTAGATGAGTTAGAAAACATTCAAACAGAAACGCTTCAAGTAATCACGCCCAGATTAACATGGTCATTCCAATTGCAAACACCAACATTATCACATGATTTTGCAATAAATTTTGAACATTATGAAACGATGACcaaagaaatggaaaatagAATTCATGACACAGATTTGAATCTGAATTCAAgagataataaattgaatgtACCTAATGTGATTAGTTTGAATGGAACTCAATAcagatttattaattcCCAGTATCATCGTGTTTTAAgattaaaatatttgaataaatatttagtaCAAATGTCCGATATCGATTCTGGTACCATGGGTGGGAAATTCACAAGAGTAGACTTTATATATGGTGATAACGACAATAATATTGGTAATGTTAATGgatttattaatgatgTATTGAACTTTTAAGGGAAAAATGATTAATTACTCTTCctgtatataatattaaaaatagaCGCTAATTATACATTCTATCAAgttctttttcaatatataatactaataaaaaaatatatagaagTGTTACCATCTTGAATAGTTGTGAGAGACTATTTTGTAATGTTTTTGCAGAGACTTCTATATGATGTTTTTCCACACCTGtcttaatatttatttatgatttgaattttgtttAGTGCTTAAGGGATTTGTAGGCAAATTTTCCCTAAAAAAAGAAGgcaagaaaaataaacaaaaatgttaatattactattttgcaagaagatattattaattttataCATATGTTTGTCTGGTAGATTAtagttatatataaagttATTTGTTTCTCGTTAACTACTCGACATTTTCTGGGTTTGATTTCCAGCAATAAAATATGTTACTACTTTAGAAGAAAGGGTGATTGGGGTTAAATCAGTCCCAGTAACGTATTCCCGATGGGTCGTGGAGATtgtattttgaaatttagTTCTTGTATTTGTGATAATACATCTCGAGCTTGTTTCATGGCCATTTAAAGACGCTTGGGTAGACTTTAGACTAGATGAAATTTGAGTAGCTctaattgatgaagaagaagatgatggcAGGTGAGACGAGGAACTAGAAAGGTGAAGAACTGAGCACTGACCATAATCCAAACTACTTGGTAATCTACATTCAGAAGGAGGTGTAGTTTCCGGCGATACCCCTTTATATCTAACTGTCAGATAACGTTGCGTCACACCGCTAACCCCAGGAATTCCTACCGAGTCTATAGTGATAGTAAACAGTGATGAATTATAACCTGGACCCAAATCtatattaattatatctGATGAGGCACCAGAGGAGCTTGTATTGATGACCATGGAACCATTTGTAGGATCATAATTCCAACTCAGTGTTTTTGTTTGGCTCGATACGGCATAGCCGATCGATGCTCCTTTACTAAATCCTCGAAATACTAAAGGTTTTGCATATGAACCACGAATGACATGGATCTCCATTCCACCTGAATTCCAAAACGTTTGGTCTATTTCCTTCGTCGAGTCAAGATAAACTGCATCGTTAAGATTTGAGATACAACCTCCACCCGTAactgaatttgaaaacgtAGCGTTAGTATTACCTAAAACAATCGTTCCCGTATTTTCAATACCGGATTCTGGCCCATATATACTTAAATTTGGGAAAAATGACGGGATATTTATAATACCTTCATTGATAAAACTGTCTGAGGCCCCAAACAGTTCATTGACTAGATATGCACCACTTTGTACAGTCAAAAGCCCCTCCTTTTCGTTTAAGATTGACTTCACAGCTATGTTGGTCCCGCTAGTATGGCTATACCTCCCAGGGTTGTAGAGATAGATGTTGTGAGAGTTCGTAATAGATCCAGTGACATTAATATAATTTGATGAAACGCAAAGGTTACCATCTACATTCAAGGAGCCCATAAAGTTGACATTGGTTCCTGATGTAACtttcaatgatttatcTGTATCGATTGTAATCGGTTCATTATATGTGATTGAACCTGTTTGTAAGACATCGTGGGTAATTTCGAGAGCCTGACTCAAGGGCAGTAAGATGATATATGATAAGATAGAGTGTATTTTCataattatttctttctttcttgattGATTGGTCTCATGGTAGATAAAACTATTAATATGATACACTAAAGAGCGTTTTATATACTGGAATGGATATGCCAGAGAAAGCAGAGCAACCCCCCTTCAAAGTGGCCAATCTATTGAGTTCCCAATGTATCTTGGAGACtttatttgtaatttagCTATAAACTGACGTGCACGTCCTATCCTACGTATTGACTACGGAATCATACAGTACATGCAGTGATTTAACATACCCTTCTAAACTCAGCTATAATTATCCGTAATTGATTAATGCatctattgaaaataatcaaaCCTTTGCAAGGTCGAGGATTGATATTGTTCTACGTAGTGGTGAACAAAAAATACAACAGACAATGACATCCAGTACGGGATCTTCTCTATATCTACCCCTACATAATGTATTGTACATAATGTATTGTACATCATGTAGTATCCCTGTACATACTGCAAATCCTTTAAGGTGGCATGTTCAGCAAAGTTTAATTGTGTCGTTGTTCATTGAACACCCAGACATCACATTTGTGTGTGCCCACTGGCTGACTCATTCCTTAACCCTTACCCTGAGCATGTGCTTGTCCGTAGAATGTACGTACACTACATTGGGACCCTTAAGGGTGGGAAGGGTTGGATAGAGTGATAGGGTTGAGTTAAAAATTCAAGGGGGTCACATTTGGTTAAAACTGTCTAAACTACGTATGTAAAGTTAAAGGATTCAAAGAAACCAATATTAtttgtcttttttttcgaacatgaatgaatttattgtCGTTTACAAGAAAGTCCTTCTAGATACTGTTTCCAAAATGTGTTACAGCTGATTTATATGCTTTTCGTCAGATCCATttacatatattcatatCATCTTTgcataataatttcaaattgcAAGAGCTACTAACACAGTTTGATTCTATTTATTAACTGGAACCATAAGCTGCAgttagatatatatatacaagaaattgataattccTAAACATTTTAAGTACAATCTTAGTCGTTCCATAATACGGCATACACTTAGATTTTCTGATTCTGATGTTATATTTTCAAGTTGTCCAAGTAAATTAgcaataaatataatctGTCTTGGTTTCATTGCAAGGAAGCTTGAACGATTCACAATTTTATGGAACGCCAAGtattttttcatcttttcgATTTTCATTTTAAATCATCAACTGGTAATGCAaattatgtatatataaacatgTATGtatatgaataatattgttgctctattttctattttcttttaaaatgCCTTAAGGTagatttcattttttgcGTTGCTGAGGTAGAAGAAGTTGGAGATATTGGTGATTCACGACTTTCAACGGCGGGCGATTGCGGTTCTTgatcaataatatttgcCTGGTGATTTGTATCTAATGGTCCTACGCCTCTTGCTGTTTCATTTCCTTCCCTTTCACTgtcaatatcttcatcacttTCGAAACTGTTTGATTCGTCCTCTGTATCATAGTCATAATCATCTTCAGTTTCGTTACCACCGTCGTCATTGCTATGAGGATcttgttcatcatcatcatcatcatcttcctcttcagATGAATATTCCTGTGTAGGTATTGGTGTCAACGGCCTTGGTTTACCAGTTTTGGCTCCAGCAGCAACATTGTCAACATTATTCATTCGTGTTTGTGGGTCATTTCTTCCTCTTTGTAATGTTGTTGGTTGCGGATTAgtatttgattttttagatccagataaagatgaattacGACTTCTCAAACCAACGGCTGTCAATGCCTTATTAACTACTCCAGTAGGTTTTATATCCTTTGAATTAGTCGTGGCATTACTGCTGCTGTTACTATTACTTCTTTCACGAGGTGTAATTTTATAACGACGTAATACATCaccttcattattttcgataattaataaattatccatTTTATAGGCATGATATTTAGATGTAGAACCAACACTACCACGTTGCGGTATTGGGAATGATTTTCTTATACCTTCAGGTGGAGTCAAGATTTTCTTTAGTGTTCTTAAACTTGTATCAGATTCATAGCTTTGAGTAGGTGAAAGATTAAAATCTTTGGTGAATGGTCCcgt includes:
- the NDAI0G02490 gene encoding uncharacterized protein: MKIHSILSYIILLPLSQALEITHDVLQTGSITYNEPITIDTDKSLKVTSGTNVNFMGSLNVDGNLCVSSNYINVTGSITNSHNIYLYNPGRYSHTSGTNIAVKSILNEKEGLLTVQSGAYLVNELFGASDSFINEGIINIPSFFPNLSIYGPESGIENTGTIVLGNTNATFSNSVTGGGCISNLNDAVYLDSTKEIDQTFWNSGGMEIHVIRGSYAKPLVFRGFSKGASIGYAVSSQTKTLSWNYDPTNGSMVINTSSSGASSDIINIDLGPGYNSSLFTITIDSVGIPGVSGVTQRYLTVRYKGVSPETTPPSECRLPSSLDYGQCSVLHLSSSSSHLPSSSSSSIRATQISSSLKSTQASLNGHETSSRCIITNTRTKFQNTISTTHREYVTGTDLTPITLSSKVVTYFIAGNQTQKMSSS